A region from the Sandaracinus amylolyticus genome encodes:
- a CDS encoding 16S rRNA (uracil(1498)-N(3))-methyltransferase, which produces MNLVLIEPDELDAEQRVVLRDARAVHLVRVLAVVAGVRVRVGVIDGAIGLGEVERVERDEVVLRCVLEREIPARPRVDLLLALPRPKVIGRLYGALAQLGIGRLMLTNAAKVERFYFDAHQLDPAYRRAQLIEGLAQARHTRVPEVSVHKSLRALVEDELDVVAPRTTRLLADPGAHPSPHARCAGLEGRVVIAIGPEGGWNDFERALLVSRGFEPVAMGARTLRTDTACVALLALVHDALGT; this is translated from the coding sequence GTGAACCTGGTGCTGATCGAGCCGGACGAGCTCGATGCCGAGCAGCGCGTCGTGCTGCGCGATGCGCGCGCGGTGCACCTCGTGCGGGTGCTCGCGGTGGTCGCGGGCGTGCGGGTGCGCGTCGGCGTGATCGACGGCGCGATCGGGCTCGGGGAGGTCGAGCGGGTCGAGCGCGACGAGGTGGTGCTGCGGTGCGTGCTCGAGCGCGAGATCCCAGCACGGCCGCGGGTGGATCTGCTGCTCGCGCTGCCGCGCCCGAAGGTGATCGGGCGGCTGTACGGCGCGCTCGCGCAGCTCGGGATCGGGCGGCTGATGCTGACGAACGCGGCGAAGGTGGAGCGCTTCTACTTCGACGCGCACCAGCTCGATCCCGCGTACCGTCGGGCGCAGCTGATCGAGGGGCTCGCGCAGGCGCGCCACACGCGCGTGCCCGAGGTGAGCGTGCACAAGTCGCTGCGCGCGCTGGTCGAGGACGAGCTCGACGTCGTGGCGCCGCGCACGACGAGGCTGCTCGCGGATCCCGGCGCGCATCCGTCGCCCCACGCGCGCTGTGCGGGGCTCGAAGGGCGCGTGGTCATCGCGATCGGGCCCGAGGGCGGGTGGAACGACTTCGAGCGCGCGCTGCTGGTGTCGCGCGGGTTCGAGCCGGTCGCGATGGGCGCGCGCACGCTGCGCACCGACACCGCGTGCGTCGCGCTGCTCGCGCTGGTCCACGACGCGCTGGGCACGTGA
- a CDS encoding glycosyltransferase 61 family protein has translation MALSFDAVSHRVRKRLGLVPSLRVAADEVLELHPGDVQETAPPFSLPRQTERAREAVQLSTLKWELERAVARRIRHAPTYAFRFRHAMLIEGVVYANGARHQQVAERERWRPRWLRGPEVEGAALPSSVIADRFFGHVIAEDSVAALMARELAPLYFTRGKRPRSAHAARYLALYGLGDVPLLRNASLHDAWLFEDYGMNAHKRARYRELRERLSAIPRARSGHGVFFRRRGAGVPRGLVNEAALEERLAREGFEIIDVAREDVDSIVRRTRDASVVCGVEGSALMHGLLAMREGGAVVALMPPYRFTMALRDHADAMGMRFGYVVGCGTRTRFQITEDELMRTLELAWARAERGRDRAA, from the coding sequence ATGGCTCTCTCGTTCGACGCGGTCTCGCACCGCGTGCGCAAGCGTCTCGGGCTCGTGCCCTCGCTCCGTGTCGCCGCGGACGAGGTGCTCGAGCTGCATCCCGGCGACGTGCAGGAGACCGCGCCCCCGTTCTCGCTCCCGCGGCAGACCGAGCGCGCACGCGAAGCCGTGCAGCTGTCGACGCTGAAGTGGGAGCTGGAGCGCGCGGTCGCGCGGCGCATCCGGCACGCGCCCACGTACGCGTTCCGCTTCCGCCACGCGATGCTGATCGAAGGCGTCGTGTACGCGAACGGAGCACGCCACCAGCAGGTCGCCGAGCGCGAGCGGTGGCGCCCAAGGTGGCTGCGCGGGCCGGAGGTGGAGGGCGCGGCGCTGCCGTCGTCGGTGATCGCCGACCGGTTCTTCGGGCACGTGATCGCGGAGGACAGCGTCGCGGCGCTGATGGCGCGCGAGCTCGCGCCGCTCTACTTCACCCGAGGGAAGCGCCCGCGCAGCGCGCACGCGGCGCGCTACCTGGCGCTCTACGGGCTCGGCGACGTGCCGCTGCTGCGGAACGCGAGCCTGCACGACGCGTGGTTGTTCGAGGACTACGGGATGAACGCGCACAAGCGCGCGAGGTACCGCGAGCTGCGCGAGCGGCTGAGCGCGATCCCGCGCGCGCGCAGCGGGCACGGCGTGTTCTTCCGGCGGCGCGGGGCGGGCGTGCCGCGCGGGCTGGTCAACGAGGCCGCGCTCGAGGAGCGGCTCGCGCGCGAGGGGTTCGAGATCATCGACGTGGCGCGCGAGGACGTGGACTCGATCGTGCGGCGCACGCGCGACGCGAGCGTGGTGTGCGGCGTCGAGGGCAGCGCGCTGATGCACGGGCTGCTCGCGATGCGCGAGGGCGGGGCGGTGGTGGCACTGATGCCGCCGTATCGCTTCACGATGGCGCTGCGCGATCACGCGGACGCGATGGGCATGCGCTTCGGGTACGTGGTGGGGTGCGGCACGCGCACGCGCTTCCAGATCACCGAGGACGAGCTGATGCGCACGCTCGAGCTCGCGTGGGCGCGCGCGGAGCGCGGGCGTGATCGCGCAGCGTGA
- the htpG gene encoding molecular chaperone HtpG, protein MTDATQTAETAPARTTHRFEAEVDQVLRLVIRSLYSNKEIFLRELLSNASDALDKLRFRALTEPALRTSEELRIRLEPDAASKTLTIWDDGIGMTRDELAQNLGTIAKSGTRELLEKVRAAGQKDAPALIGQFGVGFYSAFLVAERVDVISRAAGHEDAWKWSSDAQGTFTIEPAAPSERRDVPGSSVVLHLSDEHVDLLRTWKLEELVRKYSDYLEWPIELKLEREKDESAPAEWRRVNRGTPLWQRSASEVTPEQYEEHYRHLTHDFEKPLLWRHFRVEGTTEFAGILYVPRRPPFDLFAPESKHGLRLHVKRVFVMEDEGEVLPKWLRFVRGVVDSEDLPLNVSRELLQDSRIVRTIKKQIVKQVLDGLTQLANERPEDYALFWKTFGAVLKEGLHYEPDQAERLAKLLRYESSAVEKGALVSLADAKARMKEGQKAIYYALGESRRQIESSPHIEGLTKHGFEVLYMIDPVDQWAVQSLREIDGTPLQSATAAELDLGSKDDATEQAREESKGAVEALRSRARTKLQDQVSEVRVSARLTDSPVCLVVPEGGLPPHLERLLRATQQDLPPQKRILEINPDHPLVRALAKLIEAQPDRAEIDEWIELLHEQALIAEGSPIDDPGRFTKRLTSLLTEAATRAVGG, encoded by the coding sequence ATGACCGACGCGACGCAGACCGCAGAAACCGCCCCCGCCCGGACCACCCACCGCTTCGAGGCCGAGGTCGATCAGGTCCTCCGCCTCGTCATCCGCTCGCTCTATTCGAACAAGGAGATCTTCCTCCGCGAGCTGCTCTCGAACGCGTCCGACGCGCTCGACAAGCTGCGCTTCCGCGCGCTCACCGAGCCCGCGCTGCGCACCTCCGAGGAGCTGCGCATCCGCCTCGAGCCCGACGCCGCGAGCAAGACGCTGACGATCTGGGACGACGGCATCGGCATGACGCGCGACGAGCTCGCGCAGAACCTCGGCACCATCGCGAAGTCTGGCACGCGCGAGCTGCTCGAGAAGGTGCGCGCCGCGGGTCAGAAGGACGCGCCCGCGCTGATCGGTCAGTTCGGCGTCGGCTTCTACAGCGCGTTCCTGGTCGCCGAGCGCGTCGACGTGATCTCGCGCGCCGCCGGGCACGAGGACGCGTGGAAGTGGAGCTCGGACGCCCAGGGCACCTTCACGATCGAGCCCGCTGCGCCGTCCGAGCGACGCGACGTCCCGGGCAGCTCGGTGGTGCTGCACCTCTCGGACGAGCACGTCGATCTGCTGCGCACCTGGAAGCTCGAGGAGCTCGTCCGCAAGTACAGCGACTACCTCGAGTGGCCGATCGAGCTGAAGCTCGAGCGCGAGAAGGACGAGAGCGCGCCCGCGGAGTGGCGTCGGGTGAACCGCGGCACGCCGCTGTGGCAGCGCTCGGCGAGCGAGGTCACGCCCGAGCAGTACGAGGAGCACTACCGGCACCTCACGCACGACTTCGAGAAGCCGCTGCTCTGGCGTCACTTCAGGGTCGAGGGCACGACGGAGTTCGCGGGCATCCTCTACGTGCCGCGCCGCCCGCCGTTCGATCTCTTCGCGCCCGAGAGCAAGCACGGGCTGCGGCTGCACGTGAAGCGCGTCTTCGTCATGGAGGACGAGGGCGAGGTGCTCCCGAAGTGGCTGCGCTTCGTGCGCGGCGTGGTCGACAGCGAGGACCTCCCGCTCAACGTCTCGCGCGAGCTGCTCCAGGACTCGCGCATCGTGCGCACGATCAAGAAGCAGATCGTGAAGCAGGTGCTCGACGGGCTCACGCAGCTCGCGAACGAGCGCCCCGAGGACTACGCGCTCTTCTGGAAGACGTTCGGCGCGGTGCTCAAGGAGGGCCTGCACTACGAGCCCGATCAGGCCGAGCGCCTCGCGAAGCTGCTGCGGTACGAGTCGAGCGCGGTCGAGAAGGGCGCGCTGGTGTCGCTCGCGGACGCGAAGGCGCGCATGAAGGAAGGGCAGAAGGCGATCTACTACGCGCTCGGCGAGTCGCGCCGGCAGATCGAGTCGAGCCCGCACATCGAGGGCCTCACGAAGCACGGCTTCGAGGTGCTCTACATGATCGATCCCGTCGATCAGTGGGCGGTACAGTCGCTGCGCGAGATCGACGGCACGCCGCTCCAGAGCGCGACCGCGGCCGAGCTCGATCTGGGCTCGAAGGACGACGCGACCGAGCAGGCGCGCGAGGAGTCGAAGGGCGCGGTCGAGGCGCTGCGCAGCCGCGCGCGCACGAAGCTGCAGGACCAGGTGAGCGAGGTGCGCGTGAGCGCGCGCCTGACCGACTCGCCGGTGTGCCTGGTCGTGCCCGAGGGCGGGCTGCCGCCGCACCTCGAGCGGCTCCTGCGCGCGACGCAGCAGGACCTTCCGCCGCAGAAGCGCATCCTCGAGATCAACCCGGATCACCCGCTGGTGCGCGCGCTCGCGAAGCTGATCGAGGCGCAGCCCGACCGCGCGGAGATCGACGAGTGGATCGAGCTGCTCCACGAGCAGGCGCTGATCGCCGAGGGCAGCCCGATCGACGATCCCGGTCGGTTCACGAAGCGACTGACGTCGCTGCTGACCGAAGCGGCGACGCGCGCCGTCGGAGGCTGA
- a CDS encoding class I SAM-dependent rRNA methyltransferase, producing MSLEDLVARAIDRRGALLSRMEREETDCVRLFHGATEGAPGLAIDRYGPVLLAQTWRDPLEPGALERVHATVTRALGIDLAPCWNHRGPSRREGVRGSDTSDPRLHAPEGRELGAKYDVRPRHRGQDPLLFLDLRVGRRWVRAESAGRSVLNLFSYTCGVGVVAALGGAREVWNVDFAASALEVGRDNAQRNEIRFETIEDDVIPVVRQLAGLPVKGRATRRGFTKREARTFDVVVLDPPRWARTPFGAIDVVRDYPSLFKPAVLACAPGGVVLATNHVPTVERDEWHAVLRRTAEKAGRGIARIDELVPEEDFPSFDERPPLKIAVVRLA from the coding sequence GTGAGCCTCGAGGATCTCGTCGCACGTGCGATCGATCGGCGCGGCGCGCTCCTGTCGCGGATGGAGCGAGAGGAGACCGACTGCGTCCGGCTCTTCCACGGCGCGACCGAGGGCGCGCCGGGGCTCGCGATCGATCGGTATGGGCCGGTGCTGCTCGCGCAGACGTGGCGCGACCCGCTCGAGCCGGGCGCGCTGGAGCGCGTGCACGCGACGGTGACGCGCGCGCTGGGGATCGACCTCGCGCCGTGCTGGAACCATCGCGGCCCCTCGCGGCGAGAAGGCGTGCGCGGGAGCGACACCAGCGATCCGCGGCTGCACGCGCCGGAAGGTCGCGAGCTCGGCGCCAAGTACGACGTGCGGCCGCGCCATCGCGGGCAAGACCCGCTGCTCTTCCTCGATCTGCGTGTGGGACGACGCTGGGTGCGCGCCGAGAGCGCGGGGCGCAGCGTGCTCAACCTGTTCTCGTACACGTGCGGCGTGGGCGTGGTCGCGGCGCTCGGCGGGGCGCGCGAGGTGTGGAACGTCGACTTCGCGGCGTCGGCGCTCGAGGTCGGCCGGGACAACGCGCAGCGCAACGAGATCCGCTTCGAGACGATCGAGGACGACGTGATCCCGGTCGTGCGACAGCTCGCGGGGCTGCCGGTGAAGGGGCGCGCGACGCGCCGCGGGTTCACCAAGCGCGAGGCGCGCACGTTCGACGTCGTGGTGCTCGATCCGCCGCGCTGGGCGCGCACGCCGTTCGGCGCGATCGACGTCGTCCGCGACTATCCGAGCTTGTTCAAGCCGGCGGTGCTCGCGTGCGCGCCGGGCGGCGTGGTGCTCGCGACGAACCACGTGCCGACGGTCGAGCGCGACGAGTGGCACGCGGTGCTGCGGCGCACCGCCGAGAAGGCCGGGCGCGGCATCGCGCGCATCGACGAGCTGGTGCCCGAGGAGGACTTCCCGTCGTTCGACGAGCGGCCGCCGCTGAAGATCGCGGTGGTGAGGCTCGCGTGA
- a CDS encoding aldo/keto reductase: MRTRSLGEGLVVSSLGLGGMPMSLAGRPSEQQSIAVIHAALDGGITLIDTADVYCIDDDDIGHNERLIAKALKAWRGDRAKVLVATKGGLRRPKGAWETDARPERLRAACEASLRALGVERIALYQLHAPDPAVPFEESVGELARLRGEGKVAHVGLSNVSVAELDAARSIVPIASVQNRCNVLDRRAFESGVIARCEALGIGFLAYSPVGGSRGRAGLAANATLGEIAARHGASPEEIAIAWLLARSPVIVPIPGASKPTSIASILRSASIQLSPEDLARLG, encoded by the coding sequence ATGCGCACACGTTCTCTCGGTGAAGGCCTCGTCGTCTCCTCGCTCGGGCTCGGTGGGATGCCGATGTCGCTCGCGGGAAGACCCAGCGAACAGCAGTCGATCGCGGTGATCCACGCTGCGCTCGACGGTGGGATCACGCTGATCGACACCGCCGACGTCTACTGCATCGACGACGACGACATCGGGCACAACGAGCGGCTCATCGCGAAGGCGCTGAAGGCGTGGCGCGGTGATCGCGCGAAGGTGCTCGTCGCGACGAAGGGCGGGCTGCGACGTCCGAAGGGCGCGTGGGAGACCGACGCGCGCCCCGAGCGGCTGCGCGCCGCGTGCGAGGCGAGCCTGCGCGCGCTCGGCGTCGAGCGCATCGCGCTGTACCAGCTGCACGCGCCGGATCCCGCGGTGCCCTTCGAGGAGAGCGTCGGCGAGCTCGCGCGCCTTCGCGGTGAAGGAAAGGTCGCGCACGTGGGCCTGTCGAACGTGAGCGTCGCGGAGCTCGACGCGGCGCGGTCGATCGTGCCGATCGCGAGCGTGCAGAACCGATGCAACGTGCTCGATCGGCGCGCGTTCGAGTCGGGCGTGATCGCGCGGTGCGAGGCGCTGGGGATCGGGTTCCTCGCGTACTCGCCGGTCGGCGGCAGCCGCGGTCGCGCGGGGCTCGCGGCGAACGCGACGCTGGGCGAGATCGCGGCACGACACGGTGCGTCGCCCGAGGAGATCGCGATCGCGTGGTTGCTCGCGCGCTCGCCGGTGATCGTGCCGATCCCCGGCGCGAGCAAGCCGACGAGCATCGCGTCGATCCTGCGCTCGGCGAGCATCCAGCTGAGCCCGGAAGACCTCGCGCGCCTCGGATGA
- a CDS encoding sulfite exporter TauE/SafE family protein: MSAPEGLSLLSLGALALVVLTAFTVEAALGFGATLISVALGSMFVSIDALLPSLVPLNLGISLWLVSRYWQQVDVAFLLRRLLPPMALGLPFGIALYQVADASLLKRLFGTFLIVVSALELHRVRSARGADPAPLSRVVEIAMGVAGGIVHGAFATGGPMAVYVTSRAIADKGAYRATLCVLWLALNLVLLVSYGVSHQLDRGALVLTGALVPSCAIGLVLGEIAHHRVPVATFRAAVFVALALAGVMLVVRG, encoded by the coding sequence GTGTCCGCGCCCGAAGGTCTCTCGTTGCTCTCGCTCGGCGCGCTCGCGCTCGTCGTGCTCACCGCGTTCACCGTCGAAGCCGCGCTCGGCTTCGGTGCGACGCTGATCTCCGTCGCGCTGGGATCGATGTTCGTGTCGATCGACGCGCTGCTGCCGTCGCTCGTGCCGCTCAACCTCGGCATCTCGCTGTGGCTGGTGTCGCGCTACTGGCAGCAGGTGGACGTCGCGTTCCTGCTGCGACGCCTCCTGCCGCCGATGGCGCTCGGTCTGCCGTTCGGCATCGCGCTCTATCAGGTGGCGGACGCGTCGCTGCTCAAGCGGCTCTTCGGCACGTTCCTGATCGTCGTCTCGGCGCTCGAGCTGCATCGCGTGCGCAGCGCGCGCGGCGCCGATCCCGCGCCGCTCTCGCGCGTCGTCGAGATCGCGATGGGCGTCGCGGGCGGGATCGTGCACGGCGCGTTCGCGACCGGTGGGCCGATGGCGGTCTACGTCACGAGCCGCGCGATCGCCGACAAGGGCGCGTACCGCGCGACGCTGTGCGTGCTCTGGTTGGCGCTCAACCTGGTGCTGCTCGTGAGCTACGGCGTCTCGCACCAGCTCGATCGCGGCGCGCTCGTGCTCACGGGCGCGCTCGTCCCTTCGTGCGCGATCGGTCTGGTGCTCGGGGAGATCGCGCACCACCGCGTCCCGGTCGCGACGTTCCGCGCCGCGGTGTTCGTCGCGCTCGCGCTCGCCGGCGTGATGCTGGTCGTCCGCGGATAG
- a CDS encoding TAXI family TRAP transporter solute-binding subunit, with product MVSLRIFLARLRQVGDSPRALALLASIFLLASAVFLLGSLDTEEHSIRLTAGDQRGRRTEVAEALRAEAEAHELTLEIVPAAGSEDALERLSRRELDAALIQGGLPASDEVREVAAIALEPLHLLVRGDVAMESLGDLRGRRVNLAPPGSGTRGLALEVLALAHLEPSRDFQETQLDYRELESTPAERLPDAIFHVSALPSPLASFLVDERGYRLAPLPFADAIALRNVAVSRGRIPAYAYGADAPAHDLPTLATRMLLVVHRDTSEEVVKRLLESLASHSFGARARIARAEISALVAQPEYPLHAGTLEWLHRNDPLLTPELMEGIESLRSFLVSLVVAGILAFRYWRRSRVSGLDRFFAEVSRIDREALALERETHLDLARMVGLRTRLGETKTRALEAFARGQVHSEELLSSFLVHVTDVRSHLNAMILHERDRIEKRARAIGRDEEAALREMWEEALADVRADREKRS from the coding sequence GTGGTCTCTCTCCGCATCTTCCTCGCGCGGCTCCGGCAGGTCGGGGACTCGCCGCGCGCGCTCGCGCTGCTCGCGTCGATCTTCCTGCTCGCGTCCGCGGTGTTCCTGCTCGGATCGCTCGACACCGAGGAGCACTCGATCCGGCTCACCGCGGGTGATCAGCGCGGGCGTCGCACCGAGGTCGCGGAAGCGCTGCGCGCCGAGGCGGAAGCGCACGAGCTGACGCTCGAGATCGTGCCCGCCGCGGGCTCCGAGGATGCGCTCGAGCGGCTCTCGCGACGCGAGCTCGACGCCGCGCTGATCCAAGGCGGGTTGCCCGCGTCCGACGAGGTGCGCGAGGTCGCCGCGATCGCGCTCGAGCCGCTGCACCTCTTGGTGCGCGGAGACGTCGCGATGGAGTCGCTCGGCGATCTGCGCGGTCGGCGGGTGAACCTCGCGCCGCCGGGAAGCGGGACGCGCGGGCTCGCGCTCGAGGTGCTCGCGCTCGCGCACCTCGAGCCGAGCCGCGACTTCCAGGAGACGCAGCTCGACTACCGCGAGCTCGAGTCGACGCCCGCCGAGCGCTTGCCCGACGCGATCTTCCACGTGTCCGCCCTGCCCTCGCCGCTCGCGTCGTTCCTCGTCGACGAGCGCGGGTACCGCCTCGCTCCGCTGCCCTTCGCCGACGCGATCGCGCTGCGCAACGTCGCGGTCTCGCGAGGGCGCATCCCGGCGTACGCGTACGGGGCCGACGCGCCCGCGCACGACCTGCCGACGCTCGCGACGCGCATGTTGCTCGTCGTGCACCGCGACACGTCGGAGGAGGTCGTGAAGCGCTTGCTCGAGTCGCTCGCGTCGCACTCGTTCGGCGCGAGGGCGCGGATCGCGCGCGCGGAGATCTCGGCGCTGGTGGCGCAGCCGGAGTACCCGCTGCACGCGGGCACGCTCGAGTGGCTGCACCGCAACGACCCGCTGCTCACGCCGGAGCTGATGGAGGGCATCGAGAGCCTGCGCAGCTTCCTCGTGTCGCTGGTGGTCGCGGGGATCCTCGCGTTCCGCTACTGGCGAAGGTCGCGGGTGAGCGGGCTCGATCGCTTCTTCGCGGAGGTGTCGCGGATCGATCGCGAGGCGCTGGCGCTCGAGCGCGAGACGCACCTCGATCTCGCGCGCATGGTCGGGCTGCGCACGCGACTCGGGGAGACGAAGACGCGCGCGCTCGAGGCGTTCGCGCGCGGTCAGGTGCACTCGGAGGAGCTGCTCTCGAGCTTCCTCGTGCACGTGACCGACGTGCGCTCGCACCTCAACGCGATGATCCTCCACGAGCGCGATCGCATCGAGAAGCGCGCGCGCGCGATCGGACGTGACGAAGAGGCGGCGCTGCGCGAGATGTGGGAAGAGGCGCTCGCCGACGTGCGCGCAGACCGAGAGAAGCGATCGTGA